One segment of Methylocella silvestris BL2 DNA contains the following:
- a CDS encoding retropepsin-like aspartic protease family protein — translation MSEKRSSLASVLLTVTLLLPPAVCSAEDRIVTIHPNPNFAVDGLVVGGPVAPNSAAYRRYRCTPSEQYLDFTRCNQSNIKDGVRVSGTILHGSNLLAWYVNKQVTPAYFTPSEVETEIERLSRRFGVAPQIYRLPDNSEFPAAVIVTFGGIKLQPLNVRELSILAQGKSPKAGILVDFLNDFRRSAASRLPVYRLGGSEGFAWIANYDQEGKGSLRFFAADPSHMKRGASEDSSSDPERAGNVMTPLETHPQITPPSEETSQRPAFMVAMESVGGIYQVPIRINDTITLDAIVDSGASDVSVPADVVMTLMRSKTISADDFLESKTYTLADGSKVPSERFVIRSLRVGNRTLENVAASIASVNAQILLGQSFLSRFKSWSIDNQKHGLILN, via the coding sequence ATGAGCGAGAAACGTTCTAGCCTTGCTTCCGTCCTTCTAACCGTGACCCTCCTGCTCCCGCCGGCAGTATGTTCTGCCGAAGACAGGATCGTTACAATCCACCCCAATCCAAATTTTGCGGTTGACGGATTAGTTGTTGGAGGGCCTGTAGCCCCGAACTCCGCCGCTTATCGCCGCTATAGGTGCACGCCAAGTGAACAATATCTAGACTTTACTAGGTGTAATCAATCTAACATTAAGGACGGGGTGCGCGTTTCTGGGACAATATTGCACGGCTCCAATCTGCTGGCTTGGTACGTCAATAAACAAGTCACTCCAGCTTACTTCACTCCTTCGGAGGTCGAGACAGAAATCGAGAGATTATCGAGGCGGTTTGGCGTAGCTCCTCAAATTTACCGATTGCCTGACAATTCTGAATTTCCAGCTGCGGTTATTGTAACATTTGGTGGAATCAAGCTACAGCCGCTAAACGTGAGAGAGTTGTCGATACTTGCGCAGGGGAAAAGTCCCAAGGCGGGGATATTGGTAGACTTTCTCAACGATTTTCGTCGCTCCGCCGCAAGCCGCTTGCCTGTCTATAGGCTCGGGGGAAGCGAAGGTTTCGCATGGATCGCTAACTACGATCAGGAGGGCAAGGGGTCGCTCCGATTTTTCGCCGCCGACCCGTCCCATATGAAGCGTGGCGCCTCGGAAGACTCTTCGTCCGATCCAGAGCGAGCGGGCAACGTGATGACTCCGCTTGAGACGCATCCGCAGATAACGCCGCCCTCAGAGGAAACCAGTCAACGTCCCGCCTTTATGGTCGCGATGGAGAGTGTCGGCGGCATCTATCAAGTTCCCATCCGCATCAATGATACTATAACTTTGGATGCAATCGTAGACAGCGGCGCAAGCGATGTAAGCGTCCCCGCTGATGTTGTCATGACGCTAATGCGCTCTAAGACGATTTCAGCAGACGATTTCCTAGAATCCAAAACCTACACTCTTGCGGATGGCTCTAAAGTGCCATCCGAGCGTTTCGTGATCAGATCGCTGAGAGTCGGCAACCGAACATTAGAAAATGTGGCCGCCAGTATCGCATCTGTAAACGCGCAAATTCTTTTGGGGCAGAGCTTCCTGAGCCGATTTAAGTCATGGTCCATTGATAATCAGAAGCACGGCTTGATTCTGAATTGA
- a CDS encoding transglycosylase SLT domain-containing protein — protein MTDVLKEFLVRIGWDVDEAGLRKFQTNIETVTTRLATFAAGAVAAVAALTKAVEHSADGFEKLFYQMQRTGSSAGYLKALGAAAEQFGSSADEATSAAENLAKKMRDAPGWAHQLQRMGVDTAHGSGKTLQSFLDVVAAMPTMRRNAWLENYGISEKLFYALENPGAKKAMADRAEWMKKAGLDPDKAAADGAKFMQVWRDLWDKVGYIWDGALSSLFDKYGPILQKFGDYLLAHSGEIRDFLVRLADAFVKIATEIGKLLPQIDKFVEWIGGWDKVIALFVAGSLFKLVGSLARVTTLLLGLTAIKPPAWLLSLLGVPAALAGAAYFGSTSSLNAGEDEAARQRDIAGGGNGLAGADHRNWWQRNMPSWLGGQDAPAGGNPGGGKVNVKAAYDLIKKAGGTDDEARTLAAISAAESGGNPGAHNIRGRDNSYGLWQINMLGGMGPERRAKFGLSSNEDLFDPATNARVALQMHRNAGGFRDWTTFTSGAYRKFLGREKIGAAAPTQEKTAERLPPGVPKAGTGYRAVPGMKNFGIGSANAAEAPKNPFGDPARLHEMFKTAPLGVSPVHNSWKTTTNNYSPSQTVTVHVDGSASPVDTANAIGGNLRRAGSDLVRNMRPVAQ, from the coding sequence ATGACGGACGTGCTCAAAGAATTTCTTGTTAGGATCGGCTGGGACGTTGACGAAGCCGGCTTGCGCAAGTTTCAAACAAATATCGAGACTGTTACGACGCGGCTGGCGACGTTCGCGGCTGGCGCCGTCGCCGCCGTCGCAGCGCTCACGAAGGCGGTAGAGCATTCGGCGGACGGGTTCGAAAAGCTCTTCTATCAGATGCAACGGACCGGCTCCAGCGCGGGCTATCTCAAGGCTCTGGGCGCCGCGGCCGAGCAGTTCGGGTCAAGCGCGGACGAAGCAACCTCGGCGGCCGAAAACCTCGCCAAGAAGATGCGTGACGCTCCGGGGTGGGCGCACCAATTGCAGCGCATGGGCGTCGATACTGCGCACGGTTCCGGCAAGACATTACAATCATTTCTCGATGTTGTGGCCGCGATGCCCACAATGCGACGAAACGCTTGGCTCGAAAATTATGGCATCTCCGAAAAGCTGTTCTACGCGCTGGAAAATCCGGGCGCCAAGAAGGCTATGGCGGATCGCGCCGAATGGATGAAGAAGGCCGGGCTAGACCCTGACAAGGCTGCGGCTGACGGCGCCAAGTTTATGCAGGTCTGGCGCGATCTTTGGGACAAGGTCGGCTATATCTGGGATGGCGCCCTGTCGAGTCTCTTCGACAAATACGGTCCAATCCTCCAGAAATTCGGCGACTATCTCCTCGCACATTCCGGCGAGATTCGAGATTTCCTCGTCAGGCTCGCCGACGCGTTTGTGAAGATCGCGACAGAGATCGGCAAACTGTTGCCGCAGATTGATAAGTTCGTCGAGTGGATCGGCGGGTGGGACAAGGTCATCGCGCTCTTTGTTGCGGGCTCGCTCTTCAAGCTCGTCGGCTCTCTCGCGCGGGTGACTACCCTGCTTCTCGGGCTGACGGCGATAAAGCCGCCGGCATGGCTTCTGTCGCTTCTCGGGGTTCCTGCGGCCTTGGCTGGTGCGGCTTACTTTGGTTCGACGAGCTCCCTCAATGCTGGCGAAGACGAAGCCGCGCGGCAAAGAGATATCGCGGGCGGCGGGAACGGCCTGGCGGGCGCAGATCACCGCAATTGGTGGCAGCGGAATATGCCGTCGTGGCTCGGGGGACAAGATGCGCCGGCGGGCGGCAATCCAGGCGGCGGCAAGGTCAACGTGAAGGCGGCCTATGATCTGATTAAGAAGGCCGGCGGGACAGATGACGAAGCGCGCACCCTTGCGGCTATCTCTGCGGCCGAATCCGGCGGCAATCCAGGCGCGCACAACATCCGAGGCAGAGATAATTCGTACGGGCTTTGGCAAATCAATATGCTCGGCGGCATGGGGCCGGAGCGTCGCGCGAAGTTCGGGCTGAGCTCCAACGAGGATCTATTCGACCCCGCGACAAACGCCCGCGTCGCTCTGCAAATGCACCGCAACGCCGGCGGCTTCCGCGATTGGACAACCTTTACGTCGGGCGCCTATCGCAAATTTCTCGGGCGCGAGAAGATCGGCGCCGCGGCTCCGACGCAGGAAAAGACCGCGGAGAGACTTCCGCCAGGCGTTCCGAAGGCCGGAACGGGATATCGCGCCGTGCCCGGCATGAAGAACTTTGGGATCGGCTCTGCGAACGCAGCGGAAGCGCCAAAGAACCCGTTCGGCGACCCTGCTCGTCTGCATGAAATGTTCAAGACAGCGCCGCTGGGCGTCTCGCCAGTCCACAACTCATGGAAGACGACGACGAACAATTATTCGCCATCACAAACGGTGACGGTTCACGTCGACGGATCGGCGAGTCCCGTCGACACGGCGAACGCGATCGGTGGAAACCTGAGGCGAGCGGGGAGCGATCTGGTGCGGAACATGAGGCCGGTGGCGCAATAA
- a CDS encoding phage protein, with protein MTRQWIRDCRLTVGDGKTALDLSNMRIRFQVHQDTLQSCNIADIFVTNLAETTAQKLMAKEFTRVVLEAGYKGNRGVIFQGTLIQPRKGRENPVDTYLALRCSDGDQAYNYAFVSKTLAAGATPKDILRTCTDAMKEHGSSIGYFPDDFGGNLKYPRAVTMFGPAKQYLRTLAQSNDCQWSIQGGKVDMVPNNGHKPGAAFVLNTTTGLIGMPEETTDGIYVKCLLNPAIRVNTLLQINESSINRAALDLSNQGYPNSDKLLMQTGVKDGIYKVLSIDWEGDTRGNPWYCDIVCIGAKTGDPSPGQIGKGRG; from the coding sequence ATGACGCGCCAGTGGATCAGAGATTGCCGCCTCACGGTTGGGGACGGCAAGACGGCACTCGACCTGTCGAATATGAGGATCAGGTTCCAAGTTCATCAGGACACCCTCCAAAGCTGCAACATAGCTGACATCTTCGTGACCAATCTCGCGGAGACGACGGCCCAAAAGCTCATGGCTAAGGAATTCACCAGAGTTGTTCTTGAGGCTGGCTATAAAGGCAATCGAGGGGTGATCTTTCAAGGCACGCTGATCCAGCCGCGCAAGGGCAGGGAGAACCCTGTCGATACCTATCTCGCTCTGCGATGTTCGGATGGCGACCAAGCGTATAACTATGCATTTGTCTCGAAGACACTCGCGGCTGGGGCAACGCCGAAGGACATTCTCCGCACATGCACGGATGCAATGAAGGAGCACGGCTCATCTATAGGGTACTTCCCCGACGATTTCGGGGGGAACCTGAAATATCCGCGCGCCGTGACTATGTTCGGTCCGGCGAAGCAATACCTTCGCACGCTCGCGCAATCAAACGATTGTCAGTGGAGCATCCAGGGCGGCAAGGTTGATATGGTCCCGAACAATGGTCATAAGCCGGGCGCCGCGTTCGTGCTGAATACGACCACGGGCCTGATCGGAATGCCGGAAGAAACTACAGACGGCATCTATGTCAAATGCCTGTTGAACCCGGCCATCCGCGTGAACACGCTTTTGCAGATCAACGAGAGTTCCATCAATCGTGCCGCCCTCGATCTATCTAATCAGGGGTATCCCAATAGCGACAAGCTGTTGATGCAAACCGGCGTGAAGGACGGCATCTATAAAGTGCTGTCGATCGATTGGGAGGGCGATACACGGGGCAACCCCTGGTATTGCGATATTGTCTGCATCGGGGCGAAAACGGGCGATCCGAGTCCCGGCCAAATCGGAAAGGGCCGTGGCTGA